A genomic window from Lotus japonicus ecotype B-129 chromosome 1, LjGifu_v1.2 includes:
- the LOC130722794 gene encoding F-box protein GID2-like: MKRSLPSGEDRKMKKVKLAETDDDGEGEDDVCGKIHGPGLGCFDDNLLFEVLKHVDAKSLAMAGCVNKQWHKTAQDERLWELICTKQWANTGCGEKQLRSVVLALGGFRNLHSLCLLPLSKSQTSASSVSSASSSSSSSPWGPIPPPVIRSKPLPRLGKDEVHLSLSLLSIRYYEKMNFNNRPR, translated from the coding sequence ATGAAGCGTTCACTTCCCTCCGGCGAGgataggaagatgaagaaggtgaaACTGGCAGAAACcgatgatgatggtgaaggagaagatgaTGTTTGTGGGAAGATTCATGGCCCTGGCCTTGGTTGTTTCGATGACAATCTTCTGTTCGAGGTGTTGAAGCACGTGGATGCAAAGTCGCTGGCTATGGCGGGTTGTGTCAACAAGCAGTGGCACAAGACGGCGCAGGATGAGAGGCTCTGGGAGCTGATCTGCACCAAGCAGTGGGCCAACACCGGCTGCGGCGAGAAACAGCTGCGATCCGTGGTTCTCGCGCTCGGTGGCTTCCGCAACCTCCACTCTCTTTGTCTCTTACCACTTTCCAAATCTCAAACCTCTGCTTCCTCTGTTTCCTCTGCTTCATCTTCGTCTTCATCCTCGCCGTGGGGTCCAATCCCGCCGCCAGTGATCAGGTCAAAGCCGCTACCTCGTTTGGGGAAAGACGAGGTTCATCTCTCCCTCTCGCTTCTCTCTATTCGGTACTACGAGAAGATGAATTTCAACAACAGACCCAGATGA